TTATCCACAACTGCGTTTGCTAAATTTTTATTACCGACGTATTCAAGCCCGAAATTTTTAAAGTAGTGCTCCAGATCTTTTGGTGGATTAGCTCTTTCGTAAAGCGTTAAAAGATAACTTATGGCACTTACTTGTTTGCTTCGAAGTTTGTCCACGGCGTTGTCTCGCTGAATGTTTGCAAAAGTTAAAAACAGCAAACACATCAGCGAAAACGCGATGGCAAATATTATCGTAATTTTCGTGGTGATAGAGTATTTCATCCGATGAGTTTATATCCTATGCCGCGAACTGAAAATATATGTTTAGGTGATTTTGAGCTATCACCTATTTTTGTTCTAAGACGACCTATAATAACGTCTAAGCTTTTTGAGTCCTTATCTTTTAGACTCTTGCAGTTATAGACAAGTTGCTCGCGAGATACTGAAAAGCTGTGTTGTTTGATAAGATAATTTAGTATCTCATACTCAGCAGGAGTGAGTGTTAAAGCTTCGTTGTTAAAGTAAATTTCATGACGTTTTTCATCTACTCTAAATGCACTGTCTATAACTTCTTCTTGAACCTCGTTTGTTTTTTTGTATCTACGGATAAGACTTGTTATGCGAGCATACATCTCTTTTGGATCGTATGGCTTTGGTAGATAGTCGTCAGCACCTATTTGAAGTCCTACAACCTTATCGCTTATGTCGGAGCGAGCAGAGCTTATGATGATAGGTATGTCATATTTTTGTCTGATCTCTTTACATACTTCAAGTCCGTCTATGCCAGGCAAAGTAAGGTCAAGTATAAGTAGGTCGAAATTTTTGATGCCGGCGCTAAGACCTAAATACGGATCTTCGAAATTTGTTACTTTTATATTAAAATTATCAAGATACTCAGAGAGAATTTGTGCAAATTCCGGATCGTCTTCAATCATTAAAACATTAACCATTATTGTATCCTTATGTTAAAAATTTGTATGATTATACGCAAAAAAGATAAATTTATTTCTAAATTTTATAAAATATTAGATAGAATAACGGATTTTAATAATAAATTTAGGAAATGTTGTGGAAGTTAGTTATTATGAAATATTAGAAATTTCTCAGAGCGCAAATGCGGATGAGATAAAAAAAGCTTACAGAAAACTTGCTTTAAAATACCACCCGGACAGAAATGCCGGAGATAAAGAAGCTGAAGATAAATTTAAGTTAGTTAATGAGGCCTATCAAGTCTTAAGCGATGAAAAAAAGCGTGAAATTTACGATAGATACGGCAAAGATGGCTTAAATGGATCGGGTGGTTTTGGAGGAGGTTTTGGTGCCGACTTTGATATATCAGATATCTTTAGCTCGTTTTTTGGCGACTTTGGTTCTTCAAGGACACGTCGTAGAAATACCGATAAATACTCGGTTGATCTTGAAGTACCTATAGATATAAAATTTCATGAGGCTGTTTTTGGTTGCGAAAAAGAGATAAGTTACAAGATTAAAGTCCCTTGTGACGAGTGTAAATCAACCGGAAGCAAAGATGGCAAAACCCATACATGCCAGTATTGTAGAGGAACGGGAAGAATTTCTCAAAACAGAGGCTTTATGAGTCTTGTTCAAGAGTGTCCTTACTGCCATGGTAGCGGTCAAACTATCAGCGAAAAATGCCCTAGTTGCAATGGAAACGGCTTTAAAGAAGAGTCAAAAACTATCAAGATAAGCATTCCGGAGGGTGTTGATAGCGGCATGAGAATGAGGGTTTCCGGTAAAGGAAACATAAGTTCAAGAGGCGAGAGTGGAGATCTTTATGTAAATATAAATGTGGCCGAGGATGATTATTTTATTAGACATAATGATGATATTTATGTTGATTTTCCTGTGTTTTTTACCCAAGCGATACTCGGAGAAAGTATAACGATACCTACACTTCGTGGCAAAACAGAGCTAAAACTACCTGTCGGAGCAAAAGACAAACAGCAGTTTATATTTGAAAACGAGGGTGTAAAAAATGTAAATTCAAAGCGTATCGGTCGCTTGATAGTTCAAATTTCGATACAAAATCCACAAAAATTAACCGATGAGCAAACAGAACTGCTTACGAAACTCCAAGAAAGCTTTGATATAAAAAGTGGCACCGCGATACACGACAACGACAGCGTCTTTGATAAGATAAAAAGTTGGTTTAAAAAGTCTTAAACCAGGCTAAGAATTTACTTGCTTGTTTTTATTAACAAGCAAGTAGTGTTTTATAGGTGAGTGTCCACGGCTCCTCTTGGCCCATGTCCTAACTCTTGCCTGATAGCGTTTGCAAGCTGAATTTTGCCGATGTGTGGCGAGAACTCTTTTATGTATGATTTGCTTTTTTGCTCTTGTATCTTTTTGTTGCTAAATACAAATAGCTTTGCGTCTATTTTATGCTCTTCAATAGCCGTTTCCATAAAATTTGATAATGTTTCTATGTTAAATCCCTCTATCTCTTCATCAACCAAAACAAGACCATATATCTTATCTCTTAGATGTTGCACTACCTCGTCAAAGCTACTTGCAACAGTTAGCTTGTCGTTAAATTCTTCAAGTGCACTTACAAAAATTTTATTTTCGATAGGCGACTTTTTACAAAGTAAAATTTCCCTATTTTTTGCAAGATCGTTCTCTTTTTTTACGAAATTTTTAAAATTCGGTATAAATTTGTATAAAAGCATCTTTAAGGTTTCTGTATTAAACGGCTTTTTGATGTGAGCGTCAAATAGACTTTCGATGTCTTTTTCTGATGCGGAACTCGTGTTTGAAAGCATGCCGATAACCGGAGTTTTGGCGTTTAGAGTTAGTGCTTTAAATCTATCATACTCTTTCATTGTGGCGGTTATATCGCCGTGAAGTTGCGCTGTTATAAAAATGATGTCAAAGTAGATATTTTTAGTCATTTCAAGCATGGCTTCGTAGTTGTTTTTTAACACTATATCAACACCGTAAGCCTCAAATGCCGTAGCACACATATTTAAGACGATAGAGTTGTTGTCATATATAAGCACTTGAGGTCTATTTAGGCTAAAATCTTGCGCGTAATGCGCCAAATAATCATGCTTTAATTTGCTTAAAATGCCGATTGGAGTAAGCGGGTCTTTTACCATTGCTAAATTTTTGATATTTGTTTGTATCTCTTTGTCTTCGCGCATGAGGATCATGTTGTATTTTTTAGGGTCGTTTATCCTTGATAAATTTGACACCGTTTGAAAGTCTATGCCAAAATCTTTTAAAATCTGGGTAAAAAAGCTATTGTATTTTGCATTTATGTCATTTACAAAACACACTTGTAAATTTTTATTATACTTAGGGATGTCAGGTTTGTCGGTGGTTCTAAGCTTTATCGTATATCTAAATTCGTTACCTATGCCACCGGTGGCATTGGCGGCATTTATAAAAATTTTACTATTCATAAGCTCAAGATACATATTTGCAACTGCTATCCAAAACTCCGTATCCTCTTGGTAGTTTTGCAAATTTGCATCTGAGTTTAAAAGAGTGTGTATCTGTGACTGGGTTAAGGTGTTGGCGTCATTTTGCACACTTACGCTTAAATTTACAAACTCGCTTCCTAGCTCTTGA
This is a stretch of genomic DNA from Campylobacter sp. RM6914. It encodes these proteins:
- the dnaJ gene encoding molecular chaperone DnaJ, with the translated sequence MEVSYYEILEISQSANADEIKKAYRKLALKYHPDRNAGDKEAEDKFKLVNEAYQVLSDEKKREIYDRYGKDGLNGSGGFGGGFGADFDISDIFSSFFGDFGSSRTRRRNTDKYSVDLEVPIDIKFHEAVFGCEKEISYKIKVPCDECKSTGSKDGKTHTCQYCRGTGRISQNRGFMSLVQECPYCHGSGQTISEKCPSCNGNGFKEESKTIKISIPEGVDSGMRMRVSGKGNISSRGESGDLYVNINVAEDDYFIRHNDDIYVDFPVFFTQAILGESITIPTLRGKTELKLPVGAKDKQQFIFENEGVKNVNSKRIGRLIVQISIQNPQKLTDEQTELLTKLQESFDIKSGTAIHDNDSVFDKIKSWFKKS
- a CDS encoding response regulator transcription factor, translated to MVNVLMIEDDPEFAQILSEYLDNFNIKVTNFEDPYLGLSAGIKNFDLLILDLTLPGIDGLEVCKEIRQKYDIPIIISSARSDISDKVVGLQIGADDYLPKPYDPKEMYARITSLIRRYKKTNEVQEEVIDSAFRVDEKRHEIYFNNEALTLTPAEYEILNYLIKQHSFSVSREQLVYNCKSLKDKDSKSLDVIIGRLRTKIGDSSKSPKHIFSVRGIGYKLIG